CGCTATATCCCCTCGGGACAGGCGGCGGTGCTGGCCTACACCATGCCGCTGTGGTTCGCTCTGGTCTCGCCGCTCTTCCTGCGCGAGCGCCTGGGCGGGCGCATCCTGGTCGCGCTCGCCTTCGGCGCGGCGTCGGTGGCGCTGCTGGCGGTGCCCAACCTGCGCGTCTACGCCGACGCACCGCTGGGCATCCTCTGCGGCGTCGGTGCCGGCCTGTGCTGGGCGCTGGGCACGCTGGTGCAGAAGCGCACTGACTGGTCCGGCATGGGCCTGTCGCTGACGGCGTGGCAGATCGCGCTGTCGCTGCCGCCGATCCTGGTGGCCTCGGCCTTCTTCGCCGACTGGGTGTGGAGCGTGCCGTCGTGGACCAGCCTGCTGACCACGATCTACATCGCGCTGATCCCGATGTGCGTCGGCACCGCCACGTGGTTCGCGATCGTCGGCCTGCTGCCGGCCAATGTCGCGGCGCTGTCCTCGATCATCGTGCCGATTGTCGCCATGGTGAGCGGTCGGCTGGTGCTCGACGAGCCGCTCGGCGCGACGCAGATCGGCGCGCTTGGCTGCAGCGTGATCGCGCTCGCGCTGGCACTCTTCAAGCCGGCCGAGGCGGTGCGCCGCGCATGAGCGCGCGCGAGCCCGCGGCGCCGACGCATCGCGCGGATGCCGCCACCGGCCTGGTGCTGCTGCTCGGCGTCCTATGGGGCTCGTCGTGGCCGATGTTCAACGTCGTGCTGCGCGAGCTCTCGGTGTGGACGTTCCGCGGCCTCGCCGTGCTGGGCGCGGGCCTGCTGTTGCTGGCGTTCGCACGGCTGCGCGGCATCGCACCGGGCGTGCCGCGCGCCAGCTGGCCAGCCCTGCTGGGCGCGTCGTTCGGCACCATCTCGGTCTGGTACGTCGCCGCGACGGCCAGCGTGCTGTTCATCCCCTCGGGCCAGGCCTCGATCCTCGGCTACACCATGCCGCTATGGGCGGCGCTGATCGCGGTGCTGGCGTTCGGCGAGCGGCCGACGCCGCGCCTGCTGCTGGCGCTGGCATTCGGCGCCGCCACCGTCGCGCTGCTG
The window above is part of the Alphaproteobacteria bacterium genome. Proteins encoded here:
- a CDS encoding DMT family transporter, yielding MPDRSAHTRALALLALLTLVWGTNWPLFAIALRDFSIWAFRVIVVIIAGVALFAVARLRGEQLRVPRHLWAPLALASFFNIAVWNILTAAAVRYIPSGQAAVLAYTMPLWFALVSPLFLRERLGGRILVALAFGAASVALLAVPNLRVYADAPLGILCGVGAGLCWALGTLVQKRTDWSGMGLSLTAWQIALSLPPILVASAFFADWVWSVPSWTSLLTTIYIALIPMCVGTATWFAIVGLLPANVAALSSIIVPIVAMVSGRLVLDEPLGATQIGALGCSVIALALALFKPAEAVRRA